One window of the Archangium primigenium genome contains the following:
- a CDS encoding MsnO8 family LLM class oxidoreductase has protein sequence MRLGILDFCPMREGLKPFHSLHETLFLAQEAEKLGYSRFWMAEHHELEYAQHAPDMMVPLVAGSTERIRVGVAGMLLKLHSPLRVAKAFRLLESLFPGRIDLGVGGGEAAPDVVAALRDGGPPLAEVREAHAQRTLHLLSLMRGEVAPAFQPLGTPAPPFWMLGLSRPETARLAAEHGASFGFSLAHAQSKDDPSIAARYLDAFRSNRWLARPELVVAVSGLCAETEEEARALAVEHVGNAAPHLSVVGNPEQCRQKLEAIAHRYQTDELVFHDRAPDSASRLRCYRLLSAALGLTTSAPPLQQTA, from the coding sequence ATGCGCCTGGGAATCCTCGACTTCTGTCCGATGCGTGAAGGGCTCAAACCCTTTCACAGTCTCCACGAGACCCTCTTCCTCGCCCAGGAGGCGGAGAAGCTCGGCTACTCGCGCTTCTGGATGGCCGAGCACCACGAGTTGGAGTACGCGCAACACGCGCCCGACATGATGGTGCCGCTGGTGGCGGGCTCCACCGAGCGCATCCGCGTGGGCGTGGCGGGCATGCTGCTCAAGCTGCACAGTCCCCTGCGCGTGGCCAAGGCGTTCCGGCTGCTCGAGTCCCTCTTCCCGGGCCGCATCGACCTGGGCGTGGGCGGGGGCGAGGCCGCGCCGGACGTGGTCGCGGCGCTGCGCGACGGGGGCCCGCCCCTGGCCGAGGTGCGCGAGGCGCATGCCCAGCGCACCCTGCACCTGCTCTCGCTCATGCGGGGCGAGGTCGCGCCGGCCTTCCAGCCCCTGGGCACGCCCGCCCCTCCCTTCTGGATGCTGGGCCTGTCGCGTCCCGAGACCGCGCGCCTGGCGGCCGAGCACGGCGCCAGCTTCGGCTTCTCGCTCGCCCATGCCCAGAGCAAGGACGATCCGAGCATCGCCGCGCGCTACCTGGACGCGTTCCGCTCCAACCGGTGGCTGGCGCGGCCGGAGCTGGTGGTGGCCGTCAGTGGCCTGTGCGCGGAAACGGAGGAGGAGGCCCGGGCGCTCGCGGTGGAGCACGTGGGCAACGCCGCGCCCCACCTGTCCGTGGTGGGCAATCCCGAGCAGTGCCGCCAGAAGCTGGAGGCCATCGCCCACCGCTACCAGACAGACGAGCTCGTCTTCCACGACCGCGCCCCCGACAGCGCCTCGCGGCTGCGCTGCTACCGGCTGCTGTCGGCCGCGCTGGGACTGACCACGTCGGCGCCCCCGCTCCAACAGACGGCGTGA
- a CDS encoding efflux RND transporter periplasmic adaptor subunit, translated as MTPRDLFRREALEHYTLSEEKGSLLKLTPFWVRFTYWNLVALALTAAVVLAVVRVHEYAQGPLLIQVAGVEDIPATAGGRISRVHVQRGQRVRAGEPLVQLYARGETAERERVAQEYRAQLAVRLTDPLNATARQSLGTLRAQLDLNDALVSERTLVAPFDGVVREVRVHENQYLGAGEVVATLAKEDTEVKALLLVPGQYRPRLKPGQPLRLELQGFSYLYQDVTVTAVSDELLGPTEVRRYLGAALGDILKIDGPMVRVEARLPDAGLRAHGDSFQYYTGMVGTGRVQVRSRSGWMLLIPALDALWGTP; from the coding sequence ATGACACCGCGAGACCTGTTCCGGCGGGAAGCGCTCGAGCACTACACCTTGAGCGAGGAGAAGGGCAGTCTGCTCAAGCTGACGCCGTTCTGGGTGCGCTTCACCTATTGGAACCTGGTGGCGCTCGCGCTCACGGCGGCGGTGGTGCTCGCGGTGGTGCGGGTGCACGAGTACGCGCAAGGGCCCCTGCTCATCCAGGTGGCGGGCGTGGAGGACATCCCCGCCACGGCGGGCGGACGCATCAGCCGGGTGCACGTGCAGCGGGGGCAGCGGGTGCGCGCCGGCGAGCCGCTGGTGCAGCTGTACGCCCGGGGCGAGACGGCCGAGCGCGAGCGCGTGGCGCAGGAGTACCGCGCCCAGCTCGCGGTGCGGCTCACGGATCCCCTCAACGCCACGGCCCGCCAGTCCCTGGGCACGCTGCGCGCCCAACTGGACTTGAACGACGCGCTCGTCTCCGAGCGCACCCTGGTGGCGCCCTTCGACGGCGTGGTGCGCGAGGTGCGGGTGCACGAGAACCAGTACCTGGGCGCGGGCGAGGTGGTGGCCACGCTCGCCAAGGAGGACACCGAGGTGAAGGCGCTCCTGCTCGTGCCGGGCCAGTACCGGCCCCGGCTCAAGCCCGGCCAGCCCCTGCGCCTGGAGTTGCAGGGCTTCTCCTACCTCTATCAGGACGTCACCGTGACGGCCGTGAGCGACGAGCTGCTCGGCCCCACCGAGGTGCGGCGCTACCTGGGCGCGGCGCTCGGGGACATCCTGAAGATCGACGGGCCCATGGTGCGCGTGGAGGCGCGGCTGCCGGACGCGGGCCTGCGCGCGCACGGGGACTCGTTCCAGTACTACACCGGCATGGTGGGCACCGGACGCGTCCAGGTGCGCAGCCGGAGTGGATGGATGCTGCTCATCCCGGCGCTCGACGCGCTGTGGGGGACCCCGTGA
- a CDS encoding peptidase domain-containing ABC transporter, translating into MTDTLSFSSLLERYPALRALGQRWRGRRLPFVAQVTAVDCGAACLTMVLGYWGRKMTLDEVQRVTGLVSTEGVSARAILTAGQSFGLRGRAAQVDVEEIHLLPMGAILHWEFAHFVVFEGRTRRGVTILDPSHGRRYVTLEQFRKAFTGIALVFEPTETFETGDAPRGSHRYLRLLLESRPLLGRILFTSLLLQVLALGLPVLTGAVVDQVLPTGDASLLAVMGAGMAVLLVFQVLSLLVRTHLLLHLRTHLDARLTIGFLDHLIHLPFSFFHVRSTGDLIARLNSNTTIREILTSGALSAVLDGSLASLYLVVLLAMNWQMGLLAVGLAALQVVVFLGARERQRELLAKDLEVSAAAQNYQVEMMTGIQTIKGMGVEGRSVQHWSNLYVDTLNVSLERGRLEASVEALNGALRMISPLVLLLAGTLQVLHQHLQLGQMLALNALGVGFLTPIASLVAACFRLQLVGSYLERVDDVLEAPPEQAPGGPRRPHALEGGIALENVSFRYGPLAPLVVKDVSLQVRPGQFVAIVGRSGAGKSTLAHLLLGLYLPSEGAIRYDGHSLVELDLYDLRGQMGVVMQNPMLFRGDIRRNIAYHDTDLSLDAVIEAARRAQVHDDIMAMPMQYSTLLSEMGGSISGGQRQRLALARALVHDPAILLLDEATNALDVKTERAVQEALERLRCTRVVIAHRLSTIQDADLILVMDKGRLVEQGTHAELMALRGHYFGLVSAQEHPAAPTG; encoded by the coding sequence GTGACGGACACCCTCTCCTTCTCCTCGTTGCTCGAGCGGTATCCCGCGCTGCGCGCGTTGGGCCAGCGGTGGAGGGGTCGGCGGCTGCCCTTCGTGGCCCAGGTGACGGCGGTGGACTGTGGCGCCGCGTGCCTCACCATGGTGCTCGGCTATTGGGGCCGGAAGATGACGCTGGACGAGGTCCAGCGCGTCACGGGCCTGGTGAGCACCGAGGGCGTCAGCGCGCGCGCCATCCTCACCGCGGGCCAGTCCTTCGGGCTCAGGGGACGCGCGGCCCAGGTGGACGTGGAGGAAATCCACCTGCTGCCCATGGGGGCCATCCTCCACTGGGAGTTCGCCCACTTCGTCGTCTTCGAGGGGAGGACGCGCCGGGGCGTCACGATCCTGGATCCCTCGCATGGCCGGCGCTACGTGACGCTGGAGCAGTTCCGCAAGGCCTTCACCGGCATCGCGCTCGTCTTCGAGCCCACGGAGACCTTCGAGACGGGGGACGCGCCCCGGGGCTCCCACCGCTACCTGCGGCTGCTCCTGGAATCGCGGCCATTGCTCGGGCGCATCCTCTTCACGTCCCTCTTGCTCCAGGTGCTCGCGCTGGGGCTGCCCGTGCTCACCGGCGCCGTGGTGGATCAGGTGCTGCCCACCGGGGACGCGTCCCTGCTGGCCGTGATGGGCGCGGGCATGGCGGTGCTGCTCGTCTTCCAGGTGCTCTCCCTGCTCGTGCGCACGCACCTGCTCCTGCACCTGCGCACGCACCTGGATGCCCGGCTCACCATCGGCTTCCTGGATCACCTCATCCACCTGCCCTTCTCCTTCTTCCACGTGCGCTCCACGGGGGATCTCATCGCCCGGCTCAACAGCAACACCACCATCCGGGAGATCCTCACCTCGGGCGCCCTCTCCGCCGTGCTGGACGGCTCGCTCGCCTCGCTCTACCTCGTGGTGCTCCTGGCGATGAACTGGCAGATGGGGCTGCTCGCCGTGGGGCTCGCCGCGCTCCAGGTCGTGGTCTTCCTGGGGGCGCGCGAGCGGCAGCGGGAGCTGCTCGCCAAGGATCTGGAGGTCTCGGCCGCTGCCCAGAACTACCAGGTGGAGATGATGACGGGCATCCAGACCATCAAGGGCATGGGCGTGGAGGGCCGCAGCGTGCAGCACTGGTCCAACCTCTACGTGGACACGCTCAACGTGTCCCTGGAGCGCGGCCGGCTGGAGGCCAGCGTGGAGGCGCTCAACGGCGCTCTGCGGATGATCTCCCCGCTGGTGCTGCTGCTCGCGGGCACGCTCCAGGTGCTCCACCAGCACCTCCAGTTGGGGCAGATGCTGGCGCTCAACGCCCTGGGCGTGGGCTTCCTCACCCCCATCGCGAGCCTGGTGGCGGCGTGCTTCCGGCTGCAACTGGTGGGCAGCTACCTGGAGCGCGTGGACGACGTGCTGGAGGCGCCACCGGAGCAGGCACCCGGGGGGCCGCGACGGCCGCACGCGCTCGAGGGGGGCATCGCCCTGGAGAACGTCTCCTTCCGCTATGGGCCGCTCGCGCCGCTGGTGGTCAAGGACGTGTCCCTGCAGGTGCGGCCCGGGCAGTTCGTGGCCATCGTCGGCCGCTCGGGCGCGGGCAAGTCCACGCTCGCCCACCTGCTGCTGGGGCTCTACCTGCCCAGCGAGGGCGCCATCCGCTACGACGGCCATTCCCTGGTGGAGCTGGACCTGTACGACCTGCGCGGACAGATGGGCGTGGTGATGCAGAACCCCATGCTCTTTCGCGGCGACATCCGCCGCAACATCGCCTACCACGACACGGACCTGTCCCTGGACGCGGTCATCGAGGCGGCGCGGCGCGCGCAGGTGCACGACGACATCATGGCGATGCCCATGCAGTACAGCACCCTGCTCAGCGAGATGGGCGGCTCCATCTCCGGCGGGCAGCGGCAGCGGCTCGCCCTGGCCCGCGCGCTCGTGCACGACCCGGCCATCCTGCTGCTCGACGAGGCGACCAACGCCCTGGACGTGAAGACCGAGCGCGCCGTGCAGGAGGCGCTCGAGCGGCTGCGCTGCACCCGGGTGGTCATCGCCCACCGGCTGAGCACCATCCAGGACGCGGACCTCATCCTGGTGATGGACAAGGGCCGCCTGGTGGAACAAGGCACCCACGCGGAGCTCATGGCCCTGCGGGGGCACTACTTCGGGCTGGTCTCCGCCCAGGAGCACCCCGCCGCCCCCACGGGCTGA
- a CDS encoding carbohydrate binding domain-containing protein, translating to MTWTRKSTWTRGVLGAALWALLGACGNTETPPPGPEQPGPEQPGPEQPPVVPLCQAAPPAEPPPLPPLMMAGQPYSLTWEDDFGGPLGEGQPRDFLNKDFWVKENLGVNNEQQAYTNRECPDHPNDWNYCVENGRLTLLAREERLDCVVWQQCTQSSDCFNGGTCANTGYCLNDRNKNGVWDHEECAAFNGTGNAPQNDRLYTSGRIKSDERVEFRYGYVEFRARMPFADLPAGATPPGGLWPAIWMLGANGAITNGGRDDSADWPMIGEVDIMEYSQIKENKALYAQNDSMGLNVLWREKPEAGDAAARPGAWEPNACSSWPNGGDAKCDGDVGGARATWNGFAIDYHQWHTWGFLWDEKGFQIYVDDLPQNGGTPVARFSIGDGATEFNQPMYLILNNAVGGTLGCTGWDYRTCTTSAECANNAACVGGRCQETASTCVNVDWATQGAMAGLEVDYVRWFHRDAGYPQTPAAACQDGDGDGQPDNLIQNCGFNEDFTSHRTDLFFEGGGGLTDVVDEGGEHGHVQWVRVDNSGRESYSVQVRQEPITLTADTTYAWKVDLKSSTPRTVPVKIVQAHEPWTIIAALDCEVDSVWTTCAAPNFTVRTTDTYKFEIDLGTYAGTYSNTEAYIDNMYLGTVARSCQADCTGKLCGDDGCGGTCGTCRAGTSCGEWGQCVAPSAESLRPKRLEAEAATLVGAKVEADENGGAIVTDFKGGDSICWSGVDLTGITHVTARVGSAHGQGQARVRFNDTELCSLLLAEATGGWTSANLTNVPVALSASGTGTLCLVGVPHPEGAIFSVDYLDLR from the coding sequence ATGACGTGGACGAGGAAGAGCACCTGGACGCGGGGCGTGCTGGGCGCGGCGCTCTGGGCGCTGCTGGGGGCGTGCGGCAACACCGAGACGCCGCCCCCCGGGCCCGAGCAGCCCGGACCCGAGCAGCCCGGACCCGAGCAGCCGCCCGTGGTTCCCCTGTGCCAGGCGGCGCCGCCCGCGGAGCCCCCGCCCTTGCCCCCGCTCATGATGGCGGGACAGCCCTACTCCCTCACGTGGGAGGACGACTTCGGCGGCCCGCTGGGGGAAGGCCAGCCCCGCGACTTCCTCAACAAGGACTTCTGGGTGAAGGAGAACCTGGGCGTCAACAACGAGCAGCAGGCCTACACCAACCGCGAGTGTCCGGATCATCCCAACGACTGGAACTACTGCGTGGAGAACGGCCGGCTCACCCTGCTGGCGCGTGAGGAGCGGCTGGACTGTGTCGTCTGGCAGCAGTGCACCCAGAGCAGCGATTGTTTCAACGGCGGCACGTGCGCGAACACGGGCTACTGCCTGAACGACCGCAACAAGAACGGCGTCTGGGACCACGAGGAGTGCGCGGCCTTCAACGGCACGGGCAACGCGCCGCAGAACGATCGGCTCTACACCTCGGGCCGCATCAAGAGCGACGAGCGGGTGGAGTTCCGCTACGGCTACGTGGAGTTCCGCGCGCGCATGCCCTTCGCGGACCTGCCCGCGGGCGCCACGCCTCCGGGCGGCCTGTGGCCGGCCATCTGGATGCTCGGGGCCAACGGCGCCATCACCAATGGTGGCCGCGATGACAGCGCCGACTGGCCGATGATCGGCGAGGTCGACATCATGGAGTACAGCCAGATCAAGGAGAACAAGGCGCTCTACGCGCAGAACGACTCCATGGGGCTCAACGTCCTGTGGCGCGAGAAGCCCGAGGCGGGCGACGCGGCGGCGCGGCCGGGCGCCTGGGAGCCCAACGCGTGCAGCTCCTGGCCCAACGGCGGCGATGCCAAGTGCGACGGGGACGTGGGCGGCGCGCGCGCCACCTGGAACGGGTTCGCCATCGACTACCACCAGTGGCACACCTGGGGCTTTCTCTGGGACGAGAAGGGCTTCCAGATCTACGTCGATGACCTGCCGCAGAACGGGGGCACGCCCGTGGCCCGCTTCTCCATCGGGGATGGTGCCACCGAGTTCAACCAGCCCATGTACCTCATCCTCAACAACGCGGTGGGCGGCACGCTGGGCTGCACCGGTTGGGACTACCGCACCTGCACGACCAGCGCCGAGTGCGCCAACAACGCGGCGTGTGTGGGCGGCCGGTGCCAGGAGACCGCCAGCACGTGCGTGAACGTGGACTGGGCCACCCAGGGCGCCATGGCGGGGCTCGAGGTGGACTACGTGCGCTGGTTCCACCGCGACGCGGGCTATCCCCAGACGCCCGCGGCCGCGTGCCAGGACGGGGATGGGGATGGCCAGCCGGACAACCTCATCCAGAACTGCGGCTTCAACGAGGACTTCACCTCGCACCGCACGGACCTCTTCTTCGAGGGCGGCGGGGGCCTCACGGACGTGGTCGACGAGGGCGGCGAGCACGGACATGTCCAGTGGGTGCGCGTGGACAACAGCGGCCGCGAGAGCTACAGCGTCCAGGTGCGTCAGGAGCCCATCACCCTGACGGCCGACACCACGTACGCGTGGAAGGTGGACCTCAAGTCCAGCACGCCGCGCACCGTGCCGGTGAAGATCGTCCAGGCCCACGAGCCCTGGACGATCATCGCCGCGCTCGACTGCGAGGTGGACTCGGTCTGGACGACGTGCGCCGCGCCGAACTTCACCGTGCGCACCACGGACACCTACAAGTTCGAGATCGACCTGGGCACCTACGCGGGCACCTACAGCAACACCGAGGCCTACATCGACAACATGTACCTGGGCACGGTGGCGCGCTCCTGCCAGGCGGACTGCACGGGCAAGCTGTGCGGTGACGACGGCTGCGGCGGCACCTGCGGCACGTGCCGCGCGGGCACGTCCTGTGGCGAGTGGGGCCAGTGCGTGGCGCCCTCCGCGGAGAGCCTGCGGCCCAAGCGCCTGGAGGCCGAGGCCGCCACGCTCGTGGGCGCCAAGGTCGAGGCCGACGAGAACGGCGGCGCGATCGTCACGGACTTCAAGGGCGGTGACTCCATCTGCTGGAGCGGCGTGGACCTCACGGGCATCACCCACGTGACGGCGCGTGTGGGCTCGGCCCACGGCCAGGGCCAGGCCCGGGTGCGCTTCAACGACACGGAGCTGTGCTCGCTGCTCCTGGCGGAGGCCACGGGCGGCTGGACCAGCGCGAACCTCACGAACGTGCCCGTGGCCCTGTCGGCCAGCGGCACCGGCACGCTGTGCCTCGTGGGCGTGCCGCACCCCGAGGGCGCCATCTTCTCGGTGGACTACCTCGACCTGCGCTGA
- a CDS encoding Ig-like domain-containing protein, with protein sequence MRPLRSWLLPLLVLVGGCDPGLSVTLVTPEHATSTRDTVTVQVKTTGQPEEVELWVDGALLTPLSAPYTHDWDMRALPEGSYVLTARARREKQEAFSLGHEVIVDRTAPRVIKLTPDPVNTHVSVRADFEVRFSEAMRPESFTRETVRLERDGQPVESTWALAEDNTVLKVHPAVLTAPASLTLRLDAGLTDRAGNALVRPTEAWTWRVTSMLRLDNGFNVQGMALDPTGAPVMVQQPSHGSLNVVVRRWTGALWKPLFAPAPGAQALWDTARAVLQFDGVGLPVLALFAESASPHTGHSQTTTTQRWTGSAWEPLGPERRDARLVDLFLDSTGAPVLAWTQTEWEDGRFLGRNMPRVQRWRDGAWTSLGTLDTPVVGFKFALGADDAPVIARVERPVANEGTALKLSRWTGSDWAPLGAPVWTDGPPPLDTPPFELTLDAAGLPVVAWLEGTTLHVVRLEQGTWAPLPDLREVADLSVLRRDRTGALVVLVHRRVSDVAVFQVLRWTGAAWEDLSGAVKCGSWKPVALEFDARGRPIVLSDDLWVPNF encoded by the coding sequence ATGCGCCCGCTCCGCTCCTGGTTGCTCCCGCTGCTCGTCCTCGTCGGGGGCTGTGACCCCGGCCTGAGCGTGACCCTCGTCACCCCCGAGCACGCCACCTCCACCCGCGACACCGTGACCGTCCAGGTGAAGACCACCGGGCAGCCCGAAGAGGTCGAATTGTGGGTGGACGGCGCGCTGCTCACCCCCCTGTCCGCTCCGTACACCCATGACTGGGACATGCGCGCGCTGCCCGAGGGCAGCTACGTGCTCACCGCGCGGGCCCGGCGCGAGAAGCAGGAGGCCTTCAGCCTGGGCCACGAGGTGATCGTGGACCGGACCGCGCCTCGGGTGATCAAGCTCACGCCCGACCCGGTGAACACCCACGTCTCCGTGCGCGCGGACTTCGAGGTGCGCTTCTCCGAGGCGATGCGTCCGGAGTCCTTCACGCGCGAGACGGTGCGGCTCGAGCGGGACGGCCAGCCGGTGGAGTCCACCTGGGCGCTCGCCGAGGACAACACGGTGCTCAAGGTGCATCCCGCGGTGCTCACCGCACCGGCCTCCCTGACGCTGCGCCTGGACGCGGGCCTCACGGATCGGGCGGGCAACGCGCTCGTGCGGCCCACGGAAGCCTGGACGTGGCGCGTCACGTCGATGTTGCGCCTGGACAACGGTTTCAACGTTCAAGGGATGGCGCTCGACCCCACGGGCGCGCCCGTGATGGTGCAGCAGCCGTCGCATGGGTCGCTGAACGTGGTGGTCCGCCGGTGGACGGGTGCCCTCTGGAAGCCCCTGTTCGCGCCCGCGCCCGGCGCGCAAGCCTTGTGGGACACCGCCCGGGCCGTGCTCCAGTTCGATGGCGTCGGCCTCCCGGTGCTGGCGCTCTTCGCGGAGAGCGCCTCACCGCACACGGGCCACAGCCAGACCACCACCACGCAGCGCTGGACGGGCTCGGCCTGGGAACCCCTGGGGCCGGAGCGCAGGGACGCGCGGCTCGTCGACCTGTTCCTGGACTCCACGGGCGCGCCCGTGTTGGCCTGGACCCAGACGGAGTGGGAGGACGGACGTTTCCTGGGGCGGAACATGCCGCGCGTGCAACGCTGGCGGGACGGCGCCTGGACCTCCCTGGGCACGCTGGACACGCCGGTCGTGGGGTTCAAGTTCGCCCTGGGCGCGGACGACGCCCCGGTCATCGCGCGCGTCGAGCGTCCCGTGGCCAACGAGGGCACCGCCTTGAAGCTGTCGCGCTGGACGGGCTCGGACTGGGCGCCGCTGGGCGCGCCGGTGTGGACGGACGGACCCCCGCCGCTCGACACCCCGCCCTTCGAGCTGACGCTGGATGCCGCGGGGCTGCCGGTGGTGGCCTGGCTGGAGGGCACCACGCTGCATGTCGTGCGCCTCGAGCAGGGCACGTGGGCGCCGCTCCCGGACCTGCGGGAGGTCGCCGACCTGTCGGTGCTCCGGCGCGACCGCACGGGCGCGCTGGTCGTCCTGGTGCACCGGCGCGTGAGTGACGTCGCGGTCTTCCAGGTGCTGCGCTGGACGGGCGCGGCGTGGGAGGATCTGTCCGGGGCCGTCAAGTGCGGCTCGTGGAAGCCGGTGGCCCTGGAGTTCGATGCCCGGGGCCGTCCCATCGTCCTGTCCGACGACCTCTGGGTCCCCAACTTCTAG
- a CDS encoding helix-turn-helix domain-containing protein produces MAERQRGIRIEDARGKGRPVFVSRWALHKAHEPAPRAVTHDYAVLGYCTAGTTTLEQRGHFTLQAGEVLLIPAGEPHRHLDVQQPEFWMLGFCPVCLLADEASAELLTPFEHVRSGASAVVKIPEPRRAFLEHLFEELRDESERDGGASPAVERSLLTLIISEVSRAADWQARSGAADGLVTETLRYIERHCLEPLSPRDVAAAMHRSPAHLTTAVRRATGRSVQEWIISGRMSEARRRLLHSDEIVAVIAERVGYADATHFIRLFRRAHGVTPTAWRARYRHGTGGEAPPEA; encoded by the coding sequence ATGGCGGAGCGACAGAGGGGCATCCGGATCGAGGACGCGCGAGGAAAGGGCCGGCCGGTCTTCGTGTCGCGCTGGGCCCTGCACAAGGCCCACGAGCCGGCGCCCCGGGCCGTCACGCACGACTACGCGGTGCTCGGCTACTGCACCGCGGGCACCACCACGCTCGAGCAGCGGGGACACTTCACGCTCCAGGCGGGTGAGGTGCTGCTCATCCCCGCGGGCGAGCCCCACCGGCACCTGGACGTCCAGCAGCCGGAGTTCTGGATGCTGGGCTTCTGTCCCGTGTGCCTGCTGGCCGACGAGGCCAGCGCGGAGCTGCTCACGCCCTTCGAGCACGTGCGCTCGGGGGCCTCGGCGGTGGTGAAGATCCCCGAGCCGCGGCGCGCCTTCCTCGAGCACCTCTTCGAGGAGCTGCGCGACGAGTCCGAGCGAGACGGGGGCGCCTCGCCCGCCGTGGAGCGCAGCCTGCTCACGCTCATCATCTCCGAGGTGTCCCGGGCGGCCGACTGGCAGGCGCGCTCGGGCGCGGCGGATGGCCTCGTCACCGAGACGCTGCGCTACATCGAGCGGCACTGCCTGGAGCCCTTGTCCCCCCGGGACGTGGCGGCCGCGATGCACCGCTCGCCCGCGCACCTCACCACGGCGGTGCGGCGGGCCACGGGGCGCTCGGTGCAGGAGTGGATCATCTCCGGGCGCATGAGCGAGGCGCGGCGGCGGCTGTTGCACAGCGATGAGATCGTCGCCGTCATCGCCGAGCGCGTGGGCTACGCGGATGCCACCCACTTCATCCGGCTGTTCCGGCGCGCCCATGGCGTCACGCCCACCGCGTGGCGCGCCCGCTACCGCCACGGCACCGGAGGCGAAGCTCCTCCCGAGGCGTGA